From a region of the Streptomyces sp. NBC_01454 genome:
- a CDS encoding LysR family transcriptional regulator, translating to MADFTLTGLRVIQAVVDTGSFTAAADALGYTQSAVSRQVAAMEAAAGAPLFVRGARGVAPSPAGMMLARRAATALNEIDAVSTDLAGLQDHVTGRVAIAAFPSAAAVLVPRTLARLGRDHPGLIVEFGETSSPTQLRQLRAHRIDVAVIGVGPDLPAYDFEGLRRDLLLDGGLLLAVPANHRFAGRGTIPVTELRDEPWIVGKGLRDDPQFGAWPTLDHPRIAYAAREWPTRLGLVATGLGIAVLPEVAAAAVPTGVRIVQVDDPAWLGRAIVAVTVRDRSPEVTATVGALRHEAAQLRVAP from the coding sequence ATGGCCGACTTCACCCTCACCGGTCTCCGCGTCATCCAGGCAGTAGTCGACACCGGATCGTTCACCGCGGCGGCCGACGCACTCGGATACACGCAGTCAGCGGTGTCCCGTCAGGTGGCGGCGATGGAAGCCGCCGCGGGCGCACCGCTGTTCGTCCGGGGCGCCCGCGGGGTGGCTCCCTCTCCCGCGGGCATGATGCTCGCCCGCCGAGCCGCGACGGCCCTCAACGAGATCGACGCCGTCAGCACAGACCTCGCCGGACTGCAGGACCACGTCACCGGACGAGTCGCCATCGCGGCGTTCCCCTCGGCCGCCGCCGTGCTCGTCCCCAGGACATTGGCTCGCCTTGGAAGGGACCACCCGGGTTTGATCGTCGAGTTCGGCGAGACGTCCTCGCCCACGCAGCTTCGCCAACTCCGCGCTCACCGCATCGACGTCGCAGTGATCGGCGTGGGACCGGACCTGCCCGCCTACGATTTCGAGGGACTGCGCCGCGACCTGCTCCTCGACGGCGGCCTTCTGCTCGCCGTCCCTGCCAACCACCGGTTCGCCGGCCGCGGAACCATCCCGGTGACCGAGCTGAGGGACGAACCCTGGATCGTCGGCAAAGGCCTCCGTGACGACCCCCAGTTCGGCGCCTGGCCGACCCTCGACCACCCGCGGATCGCCTACGCCGCCCGCGAATGGCCCACTCGCCTCGGCCTTGTCGCCACCGGTCTCGGCATCGCCGTACTCCCCGAAGTAGCCGCGGCCGCGGTCCCCACCGGAGTCCGCATCGTCCAAGTCGACGACCCCGCCTGGCTCGGCCGAGCCATCGTCGCCGTCACGGTCCGCGACCGCTCTCCCGAGGTGACGGCCACCGTGGGGGCGCTGCGCCACGAGGCCGCACAGCTTCGTGTGGCGCCATAA
- a CDS encoding SDR family NAD(P)-dependent oxidoreductase gives MAKTWFITGSSRGFGREWAEAALERGDHVAATARDISRLTPLAERYGDAVLPVRLDVTDRAAVHEAVQLAHSHFGSLDIAVNNAGYGHFGMVEELNEDDLRAQMETNFFGAVWVTQAVLPLMRSQRSGRILQVTSEGGVRAFPGIGAYHASKWALEGLSESLAQEVAAFGIHITNVEPGPYATDWLARGARHSARHPDYTEVHAATAQDFEVGDPRATRAAILRIVDAERPPLRIFLGKSFTDVAGLYEERLSTWRQWQPVSLAAFG, from the coding sequence ATGGCGAAGACGTGGTTCATCACGGGCAGCTCGAGAGGGTTCGGCCGCGAGTGGGCAGAAGCGGCGCTCGAACGCGGCGATCACGTCGCGGCGACGGCTCGGGACATCAGCCGGCTGACCCCTTTGGCCGAGCGGTACGGGGACGCGGTATTGCCGGTCCGGCTCGACGTCACCGACCGCGCCGCGGTGCATGAGGCAGTGCAGCTGGCCCACTCACATTTCGGTTCGCTGGATATCGCGGTCAACAACGCCGGCTACGGGCATTTCGGCATGGTCGAGGAGTTGAACGAGGATGACCTCCGGGCTCAGATGGAGACCAACTTCTTCGGCGCGGTGTGGGTCACGCAGGCCGTGCTGCCCCTCATGCGGTCGCAACGATCGGGAAGGATCCTGCAAGTGACCAGCGAGGGAGGCGTACGTGCTTTCCCTGGCATCGGTGCGTACCACGCCTCCAAATGGGCTCTTGAGGGGCTGTCGGAGTCCCTGGCGCAAGAAGTGGCAGCCTTCGGCATCCACATCACCAACGTCGAGCCTGGCCCCTATGCCACCGACTGGCTGGCTCGCGGGGCACGGCACAGTGCGCGGCACCCGGACTACACCGAAGTCCACGCGGCCACTGCGCAGGATTTCGAGGTAGGCGACCCGCGCGCGACCCGCGCGGCGATTCTTCGGATCGTCGATGCGGAGCGGCCCCCACTGAGGATCTTCCTCGGCAAGTCCTTCACCGACGTCGCTGGTCTCTACGAGGAGCGTCTGAGTACCTGGCGCCAGTGGCAGCCGGTCTCCCTGGCTGCGTTCGGCTAA
- a CDS encoding zinc-ribbon domain-containing protein, which produces MSRKRIAGDESGGVYATLPWQCRHGHRWEATVLNRVQGGGCPSWR; this is translated from the coding sequence GTGTCAAGGAAACGGATCGCCGGGGATGAGTCCGGCGGGGTCTACGCGACGCTTCCCTGGCAGTGCCGCCACGGGCACCGATGGGAGGCGACCGTCCTCAACCGTGTTCAGGGCGGCGGCTGCCCCTCCTGGAGGTGA